The following are from one region of the Oryzias melastigma strain HK-1 linkage group LG22, ASM292280v2, whole genome shotgun sequence genome:
- the LOC112145951 gene encoding nanos homolog 1, with translation MDLWARVQAPCDYTFDFWNDYLGLSSLVSRNRLRMPACGPNSITESIKASLGLQDGPPDCCCAAPAISHLPEDLHAGSRDSVLYGGSAGGRQDLLSAEGRREHAQRDKPEPRVCVFCRNNGAPEEVYGTHILKTGEGRVLCPILRAYTCPLCSANGDNAHTIKYCPLSRDQRPRGGRVKRLKIF, from the coding sequence ATGGACCTGTGGGCGCGCGTGCAAGCTCCCTGTGATTACACCTTTGACTTCTGGAACGACTACCTGGGTCTGTCCTCTCTGGTGTCCAGGAACAGACTCCGCATGCCGGCCTGCGGCCCCAACTCCATCACGGAGTCCATCAAGGCGAGCCTGGGCCTGCAGGACGGGCCCCCCGACTGCTGCTGCGCGGCCCCCGCCATCTCCCACCTCCCGGAGGACCTGCACGCGGGGAGCAGAGACTCTGTCCTGTACGGGGGGAGCGCGGGGGGGCGGCAGGACCTCCTGTCCGCGGAGGGCCGGCGCGAGCATGCGCAGAGGGACAAACCGGAGCCGCGCGTGTGCGTGTTCTGCAGGAACAACGGCGCGCCGGAGGAGGTCTACGGGACGCACATTCTGAAGACGGGGGAGGGCCGCGTGCTGTGCCCCATCCTGCGCGCGTACACGTGCCCCCTGTGCAGCGCCAACGGGGACAACGCGCACACCATCAAGTACTGCCCGCTGTCCAGGGACCAGAGACCGAGGGGGGGCCGAGTCAAGCGGCTGAAGATCTTCTGA
- the si:dkey-33c12.3 gene encoding neurofilament light polypeptide, with amino-acid sequence MSFDSFYSSRRPWDGYKSSWTSKTSISSSLLSSYRAPPAGKKILRLVSSPLPDASQRIDLAQASSLNTELLGLRSQEREQLVDLNDRFASYIEKVRNLELQNRALLVELEALRRQRNDPSRLQLLYEGEVRSLRAMIDSENGEKMRMEEERDYLLNVYEQMKERHEEEVQRRLEAEEALQRAKEEAGRAAVSTCDAEATVASLCNEVVFLKRVFAEEQAELEAQVQVASISVDVEVSRPDLSSALRDIRVQYERMANKNMQAAEEWYHSKFASVAEMASKNNEAVHAIREETMEYRKQLQSRSCEIQALRNVIDSLNKQLEDLGEMQAKEVDKYQIRIGDLERDITKAKQEMACYLKEYQDLLNVKMALDIEIAAYRKLLEGEEIRLTYPSIPVLA; translated from the exons ATGAGCTTCGATTCCTTTTACTCTTCCCGACGGCCCTGGGATGGCTACAAGAGCTCATGGACATCAAAGACCTCCatatcttcatctctgctctccTCGTATCGAGCTCCTCCAGCTGGAAAGAAGATCTTGAGGTTGGTCTCCTCCCCCCTCCCAGATGCCTCCCAGAGGATAGACCTGGCTCAGGCCAGCTCTCTGAACACAGAGCTGCTGGGCTTGCGCTCCCAGGAGAGGGAGCAGCTGGTGGACCTGAATGACCGCTTCGCCTCCTACATCGAGAAGGTCAGGAACCTGGAGCTGCAGAACCGAGCCCTGCTGGTAGAATTGGAGGCGCTGAGGAGGCAGAGGAACGACCCGTCccgtctgcagctgctttacgaGGGGGAGGTGCGGAGTCTGAGAGCCATGATCGACTCGGAGAATGGTGAGAAAAtgaggatggaggaggagagggactACCTGCTGAATGTGTATGAGCAGATGAAAGAGCGCCACGAGGAGGAAGTGCAGCGGCGGCTGGAGGCGGAGGAGGCCCTGCAGAGGGCCAAAGAGGAGGCGGGTAGGGCTGCTGTCTCCACCTGTGACGCCGAGGCCACTGTGGCCTCCCTATGCAACGAGGTGGTTTTCCTGAAGAGGGTCTTTGCAGAGGAGCAGGCAGAGCTGGAGGCGCAGGTGCAGGTGGCCAGCATCAGCGTGGACGTGGAGGTGTCCAGGCCAGACCTGTCCTCCGCCCTGCGAGACATACGGGTGCAGTATGAGCGGATGGCAAACAAGAACATGCAGGCCGCTGAAGAGTGGTACCACAGCAAATTTGCAAGCGTGGCAGAGATGGCCAGCAAGAACAACGAGGCAGTGCACGCCATCCGGGAGGAGACCATGGAGTACCGGAAACAGCTCCAGTCTCGCTCCTGTGAGATCCAGGCTCTCCGGAATGTCATCGACTCCTTGAAcaagcagctggaggatctgggGGAGATGCAGGCCAAAGAAGTGGATAAGTACCAG attAGGATTGGTGACCTGGAGCGGGACATCACCAAAGCGAAGCAGGAAATGGCCTGCTACCTGAAGGAGTATCAGGACCTGCTGAACGTGAAGATGGCTCTGGACATAGAAATCGCTGCATATAG GAAACTTCTGGAGGGGGAAGAGATTCGGCTGACCTATCCCTCCATTCCTGTTCTGGCCTAA
- the dynlrb1 gene encoding dynein light chain roadblock-type 1 isoform X2 yields MRSSITCFMFLLSVSSSETGGIPIKTTLDNLSTVQYAGLIQQLVLMARSTVRELDPQNDLTFLRVRSKKNEIMIAPDKDYFLIVIQNPSA; encoded by the exons ATGAGGAGCAGCATCACATGCTTCATGTTTCTTCTCAGTGTATCCAGCAGTGAAACTGGAG GAATCCCCATCAAGACGACTCTGGACAACTTGAGCACGGTTCAGTACGCCGGACTCATCCAGCAGCTGGTTCTGATGGCCAGGAGCACGGTGCGAGAGCTGGACCCCCAGAACGACCTGACCTTCCTGCGAGTCCGCTCCAAAAAGAATGAAATCATGATCGCTCCAG ATAAGGACTACTTCCTGATCGTCATCCAGAATCCTTCAGCCTGA
- the dynlrb1 gene encoding dynein light chain roadblock-type 1 isoform X1, with protein sequence MADVDETLKRIQSQKGVQGVIIVNSEGIPIKTTLDNLSTVQYAGLIQQLVLMARSTVRELDPQNDLTFLRVRSKKNEIMIAPDKDYFLIVIQNPSA encoded by the exons ATG gCTGATGTGGATGAAACTCTGAAGAGGATTCAGAGCCAGAAAGGCGTTCAGGGAGTCATCATTGTGAACTCTGAAG GAATCCCCATCAAGACGACTCTGGACAACTTGAGCACGGTTCAGTACGCCGGACTCATCCAGCAGCTGGTTCTGATGGCCAGGAGCACGGTGCGAGAGCTGGACCCCCAGAACGACCTGACCTTCCTGCGAGTCCGCTCCAAAAAGAATGAAATCATGATCGCTCCAG ATAAGGACTACTTCCTGATCGTCATCCAGAATCCTTCAGCCTGA